The following coding sequences are from one Nicotiana tabacum cultivar K326 chromosome 1, ASM71507v2, whole genome shotgun sequence window:
- the LOC107777671 gene encoding beta-1,6-galactosyltransferase GALT31A produces MGLKIGSRSGAYKAAGANGVSSKWVSVFCIASFCLGVFVVNRLLTVPSPVRTMEDAISGDHKSQELRPLLKCEKKDTSLVAGDILSQVSKTHDVIMALDKTISSLEMKLAAARSAKAEKEERSTADRKPVIEPLNNRPKVFFVMGIITAFSSRKRRDSIRETWMPQGEDLGKLEKEKGIIIRFVIGHSATPGGVLDRAIDAEDAQHNDFLRLNHVEGYHELSSKTQIYFSTVAAKWDADFFIKVDDDVHVNLGVVGSILDRHRSKPRVYIGCMKSGPVLSQKGAKYHEPEYWKFGEEGNKYFRHATGQIYAISKDLATYVSINGHILHRYANEDVSLGSWFIGLDVEHIDERSLCCGTPPDCEWKAQAGNTCAASFDWSCSGICKSVERMEEVHQRCGEGNGAIWHTSF; encoded by the exons atggggtTGAAGATAGGAAGCAGGTCAGGAGCGTACAAAGCTGCTGGTGCAAATGGTGTGTCCAGTAAATGGGTATCTGTGTTTTGCATTGCCAGCTTCTGCTTGGGTGTTTTTGTTGTCAACAG GTTATTGACAGTGCCCAGTCCTGTTAGAACTATGGAGGATGCTATATCTGGAGACCATAAGTCACAGGAACTTCGTCCTCTTCTTAAGTGCGAGAAAAAG GATACTTCTCTGGTCGCAGGAGATATCCTCTCCCAAGTTTCAAAAACACATGATGTCATCAT GGCATTGGACAAAACCATATCTTCTCTGGAAATGAAGCTCGCTGCTGCCAGATCTGCTAaagcagaaaaagaagaaagatctACTGCTGATAGGAAACCAGTAATTGAACCTTTGAATAACCGTCCTAAGGTTTTCTTTGTTATGGGAATCATCACTGCTTTCAGCAGTAGAAAGCGCAGGGATTCAATTAGGGAAACTTGGATGCCTCAAG GGGAGGATCTAGGAAAGTTGGAAAAGGAGAAGGGCATCATTATACGGTTTGTGATAGGGCACAG TGCAACCCCCGGTGGAGTCTTGGATCGTGCTATAGATGCTGAGGATGCCCAACATAATGATTTCTTACGACTG AATCACGTTGAAGGATATCATGAGCTGTCCTCTAAGACTCAAATATACTTTTCAACTGTAGCGGCAAAGTGGGATGCTGACTTCTTCATTAAAGTTGATGATGATGTACATGTCAATCTGG GTGTTGTAGGTTCAATTTTAGACCGTCATCGATCTAAACCTCGTGTGTATATTGGTTGCATGAAATCTGGACCTGTTCTCTCACAGAA AGGAGCGAAATACCATGAACCAGAATACTGGAAATTTGGTGAGGAGGGAAATAAGTATTTTAGGCATGCAACTGGACAAATATATGCAATCTCCAAGGATTTGGCTACCTACGTATCAATCAATGG ACACATTCTCCATAGGTATGCAAATGAAGATGTTTCTCTTGGCTCTTGGTTTATTGGGCTTGATGTTGAACATATTGATGAACGAAGTTTGTGCTGTGGAACACCCCCAG ATTGCGAGTGGAAGGCCCAAGCAGGGAACACTTGTGCTGCATCATTCGATTGGAGCTGTAGCGGAATTTGTAAATCAGTAGAAAGGATGGAAGAGGTCCACCAGCGATGTGGAGAGGGAAATGGAGCAATATGGCATACCAGCTTCTGA